The following are encoded together in the Chloroflexota bacterium genome:
- a CDS encoding NADH-quinone oxidoreductase subunit B family protein gives MPALLQKIIKTGIATEPLSRDEAGILQIVRQIDERTQRLLGRALAIREVDAGSCNGCEIEISGLTSPVYDLERFGIHFVASPRHADMLLVTGPVTRNMEVPLRKTYEATPAPKLVVAVGDCAQTCGVFKGSYAVVGSVDSVIPVDVFVPGCAPEPADILRGILAALDRLPA, from the coding sequence ATGCCCGCGCTCCTTCAGAAGATTATCAAAACGGGCATCGCGACCGAGCCGCTCAGCCGCGACGAGGCCGGCATTCTACAAATCGTCAGGCAAATCGATGAGCGCACCCAGCGCTTGCTGGGGCGCGCCCTCGCCATTCGCGAAGTGGACGCCGGCTCGTGCAACGGCTGCGAAATTGAGATCAGCGGCCTGACGTCGCCCGTCTACGACCTCGAGCGCTTCGGCATTCACTTTGTGGCCTCGCCGCGTCATGCCGACATGCTGCTGGTGACGGGGCCGGTGACGCGCAATATGGAAGTGCCGCTGCGCAAGACCTACGAAGCCACGCCCGCCCCGAAGCTCGTCGTCGCCGTGGGCGATTGCGCGCAAACGTGCGGCGTGTTCAAAGGCAGCTACGCCGTGGTCGGCAGCGTCGACAGCGTGATTCCGGTCGACGTGTTCGTGCCGGGCTGCGCGCCGGAGCCGGCCGATATCCTGCGCGGCATCCTCGCCGCGCTCGACAGGCTGCCGGCGTGA
- a CDS encoding FAD-dependent oxidoreductase, translating into MSSQIGTAERPLRVAIIGAGPSGYYAAGALIEQKNIHVSVDIFDRLPTPFGLVRYGVAPDHPKIKSVIRVYEKISLDPRVRFYGNVDFGKDLTHDDARRYYDQIIYAYGSASDRKLGIPGEDLRGAYSATEFVGWYNCHPDFVNMQFDVAAARTAVVVGIGNVAMDVVRVLAKSVDELKTTDIGDHSLDLLKQNKLEHVYLLGRRGPVQAAFTNPELRELGELHISDTLINPADLDLDPASKAAAEGDKEILHNLETLHELLKRGTTGKQRQVHVRFLTSPVELIGSNGHVSALKMERNMLVPGSGGALSAKGTGQFETIPVDIIFRAVGYKGLPVPGVPYDSKSGTVPNEGGRVVDAQSRAVVPGEYVVGWAKRGPSGVIGTNKPDAVETVQLALQDAASLTPVCDEHAKPATFDAFIRGRQPNIVSYDDWKVLDAAETALGKPQGRPRVKYTNVPDMLNVIATNKK; encoded by the coding sequence ATGAGCAGTCAGATCGGCACGGCGGAGCGCCCCTTGCGCGTCGCCATTATCGGCGCAGGCCCGTCCGGCTATTACGCAGCCGGCGCATTGATCGAACAAAAGAACATCCACGTCTCGGTCGACATTTTCGACCGGCTGCCTACCCCCTTCGGCCTCGTTCGTTACGGCGTCGCCCCCGACCATCCGAAAATCAAGTCCGTCATCCGCGTTTATGAGAAGATCTCGCTCGATCCGCGCGTGCGCTTCTACGGCAACGTGGACTTCGGCAAGGACCTGACGCACGACGACGCGCGCCGCTACTACGACCAGATCATCTACGCGTACGGCTCGGCCTCCGACCGCAAGCTCGGCATCCCGGGCGAAGACCTGCGCGGCGCGTACTCGGCGACGGAGTTCGTCGGCTGGTATAACTGCCACCCGGACTTCGTGAACATGCAGTTCGACGTGGCCGCCGCCAGGACGGCCGTCGTCGTCGGCATCGGCAACGTCGCCATGGACGTCGTGCGCGTGCTGGCCAAGAGCGTCGATGAGCTCAAGACGACCGATATCGGCGACCATTCGCTCGACCTGCTCAAGCAGAACAAGCTGGAGCATGTTTACCTGCTGGGCCGCCGCGGCCCGGTGCAGGCCGCCTTCACCAACCCCGAACTGCGCGAGCTGGGCGAGCTGCACATCAGCGACACGCTCATTAACCCGGCCGACCTCGACCTCGACCCGGCCAGCAAGGCGGCCGCCGAGGGTGACAAGGAAATTCTACACAACCTGGAGACGCTGCACGAGCTGCTCAAGCGCGGCACGACCGGCAAGCAGCGCCAGGTGCACGTCCGCTTCCTGACCTCGCCCGTCGAGTTGATCGGCAGCAACGGCCACGTTTCCGCGCTCAAGATGGAGCGCAACATGCTGGTGCCGGGCTCCGGCGGCGCGCTGTCGGCCAAGGGTACCGGCCAGTTTGAGACGATCCCGGTGGACATCATCTTCCGCGCGGTCGGCTACAAGGGCCTGCCGGTGCCCGGCGTCCCGTACGACTCGAAGAGCGGCACCGTGCCGAACGAGGGCGGCCGCGTGGTCGATGCGCAGTCGCGCGCCGTCGTACCGGGCGAGTACGTCGTCGGCTGGGCCAAGCGCGGCCCAAGCGGCGTCATCGGCACCAACAAGCCCGACGCCGTCGAGACTGTTCAATTGGCGCTGCAGGACGCTGCCAGCCTGACGCCCGTCTGCGACGAGCACGCGAAGCCCGCGACGTTCGATGCGTTCATCCGCGGCCGCCAGCCGAACATCGTTTCGTACGACGACTGGAAGGTGCTCGACGCAGCCGAAACCGCGCTGGGCAAGCCGCAGGGCCGCCCGCGCGTCAAGTACACCAACGTGCCGGACATGCTGAACGTGATCGCCACGAACAAGAAGTAG
- the hyfB gene encoding hydrogenase 4 subunit B, whose translation MMLVCFVILVLAYTLGALSALVMPRGGVGRGLTALCAVTGAAAGCVLGAGVVFAGEPFSLSLPDLAPLGGGLLLRLDPLGAFFLVVIGVGAIPASIYGVGYSAAYEDGRASLRLLGVMLNLFLLSMSLVTMADNVLTFLLMWEGMSLASYFLVITEAGEDGTVQAGLWYTAMTHAGWAALFGAFLILMNGQATGTFADLRMNAATLDPALRNAVFVLALLGFGSKAGAAPLHVWLPRAHPAAPSHVSALMSGVMIKLGVFGLLRVVLDLMGGGPLWWGAVVLAVGAVSTMLGILYALMEQDLKRLLAYSSVENIGIILMAVGTGMIFQRSNLPVLAGLALTGALYHTLNHTAFKTLLFLGAGSVLHATHTRNMEALGGLIKRMPWTAAFFLIGAASIAALPPLNGFASEWLIFQSMLSAFKLPMPELAVLMPIAVGILALTSGLAAAGFVKAFGISFLAIPRSPEAEHAHESPLSMRAGMAIPAVLCVVLGITPFAVLPVLERVLAGLPGIGGSGAVPAPTLFVQSPNAFGQMSPALVGLALLVILALAPLGLRLARANRALRVSDSWGCGRIGQTPRMEYTATAFAEPLRRVFAELYRPTQELSIDFHSESKYFVQSIAYRSGVTPWFEKALYAPLLAAVAWLAAQVRRLQSGSLHLYLAYITIVLIVLLWLARWS comes from the coding sequence ATGATGCTGGTCTGCTTTGTAATCCTCGTCCTGGCGTACACTCTGGGCGCGCTCAGCGCGCTGGTTATGCCGCGCGGCGGCGTGGGACGTGGACTGACGGCGCTCTGTGCGGTGACGGGCGCCGCCGCCGGATGCGTGCTCGGCGCAGGCGTCGTCTTCGCTGGCGAGCCGTTCAGTTTATCACTCCCCGATCTGGCGCCCCTCGGAGGCGGCCTGTTGCTGCGGCTCGACCCGCTCGGCGCGTTTTTCCTCGTCGTGATTGGCGTCGGCGCCATTCCGGCATCGATCTACGGCGTGGGCTATTCGGCGGCCTACGAAGACGGCCGCGCCTCGCTGCGCCTGCTGGGCGTCATGCTCAATCTGTTCCTGTTGAGCATGAGCCTCGTCACCATGGCGGACAACGTGCTGACGTTCCTGTTGATGTGGGAAGGCATGTCGCTTGCGTCTTACTTCCTCGTCATCACGGAAGCGGGCGAAGACGGAACCGTGCAAGCGGGCCTGTGGTACACGGCGATGACGCACGCGGGGTGGGCGGCGCTGTTTGGCGCTTTTCTGATCCTGATGAACGGCCAGGCGACCGGCACCTTTGCCGATCTGCGTATGAACGCAGCCACGCTCGACCCCGCGCTGCGCAACGCCGTCTTTGTGCTGGCGCTGCTCGGCTTCGGCTCGAAGGCGGGCGCGGCGCCGCTGCATGTCTGGCTGCCGCGCGCGCACCCCGCCGCGCCGAGCCACGTGTCGGCGCTTATGTCCGGCGTGATGATCAAGCTGGGCGTGTTCGGCCTGTTGCGCGTGGTGCTGGACCTGATGGGCGGCGGTCCGCTCTGGTGGGGCGCCGTGGTGCTCGCGGTAGGCGCGGTGTCCACCATGCTCGGCATCCTGTACGCGCTGATGGAGCAAGACCTGAAGCGCCTGCTGGCTTACAGTTCGGTCGAGAACATCGGCATCATCCTGATGGCGGTCGGCACCGGCATGATATTTCAGCGCAGCAACCTGCCTGTGCTGGCCGGCCTGGCCCTGACGGGCGCGCTGTATCACACGCTCAATCACACGGCGTTCAAGACGCTGCTCTTCCTTGGTGCGGGCTCCGTACTACACGCCACCCACACCCGCAACATGGAGGCGCTCGGCGGGTTGATTAAGCGCATGCCGTGGACGGCCGCGTTCTTTCTCATTGGCGCCGCATCGATTGCCGCCCTGCCGCCGCTCAACGGGTTCGCCTCGGAATGGCTCATCTTCCAGTCGATGCTCAGCGCCTTCAAATTGCCGATGCCCGAACTGGCCGTGCTGATGCCTATTGCAGTTGGCATCCTAGCGCTCACCAGCGGACTGGCCGCCGCGGGTTTTGTGAAGGCGTTCGGCATTTCGTTCCTCGCCATCCCCCGCTCGCCGGAAGCCGAACACGCGCATGAGTCGCCGCTGTCGATGCGCGCCGGCATGGCGATCCCGGCCGTGCTATGCGTCGTGCTGGGGATAACGCCATTCGCCGTCTTGCCCGTGCTGGAACGAGTGCTCGCCGGTCTGCCGGGTATCGGCGGCTCCGGCGCGGTTCCGGCGCCGACGCTGTTCGTGCAGTCCCCCAATGCGTTCGGTCAGATGTCGCCGGCGCTCGTGGGGCTGGCGCTGCTGGTCATCCTGGCGCTGGCGCCGCTTGGCCTGCGGCTGGCGCGCGCCAATCGCGCGCTGCGCGTTAGCGACTCGTGGGGCTGCGGGCGCATCGGCCAGACGCCGCGCATGGAGTACACCGCCACCGCATTTGCGGAGCCGCTGCGCCGCGTGTTCGCCGAGTTGTATCGGCCGACCCAGGAACTGAGTATCGATTTCCACAGCGAGTCGAAATACTTCGTGCAGTCTATCGCCTATCGAAGCGGCGTCACGCCCTGGTTCGAGAAGGCGCTGTATGCGCCTCTGCTGGCGGCCGTGGCGTGGCTCGCGGCGCAGGTGCGGCGCTTGCAGTCCGGCTCCCTGCACCTGTACCTCGCATACATTACCATCGTCCTGATCGTCTTACTGTGGCTCGCCAGGTGGTCCTAA
- a CDS encoding NADH-quinone oxidoreductase subunit H, whose translation MADYLLEIAQSLLALALSPLLVGFVRWVKARLQNRRGAPPWQPYYELRKLFGKEVVMSNNASWLFRAAPYVVFASAATVTLLIPLLSAPSPFDGVGDLVVVVYLLMLGTFVLALAGLDTGTTFGGMGSSREMTVAAIAEPTIALAIGGLALGAGSTNLGRMVTQTLANPGTVLSPGHLLAFAAFFIVALAETGRLPVDNPATHLELTMIHEAMILEYSGRYLALIEWASWLRLFIFFTLLSNLFVPWGIATTLEPAALALSLGALIVKLVVLGLAVALLETHIAKLRLFRVPELLGVSFVLALLAVTSAFLLR comes from the coding sequence ATGGCCGACTATCTTCTCGAAATCGCCCAATCGCTGCTGGCGCTGGCGCTCTCGCCCCTGCTGGTCGGCTTTGTGCGTTGGGTCAAAGCACGCCTGCAGAACCGGCGCGGCGCGCCGCCGTGGCAGCCCTACTACGAACTGCGCAAGCTGTTTGGCAAAGAAGTGGTCATGTCAAACAACGCGTCGTGGCTCTTTCGTGCAGCGCCTTACGTGGTCTTCGCCAGCGCGGCGACCGTTACGCTGCTGATTCCGCTGCTCTCCGCGCCATCGCCGTTCGACGGCGTGGGCGATCTGGTGGTCGTTGTCTACCTGCTGATGCTCGGCACGTTCGTTCTCGCACTGGCCGGACTGGATACCGGCACGACGTTCGGCGGCATGGGTTCCAGCCGCGAGATGACGGTGGCGGCGATCGCCGAGCCGACGATCGCGCTCGCCATCGGCGGGCTGGCGCTGGGCGCCGGTTCGACGAACCTGGGGCGCATGGTCACACAGACGCTGGCCAATCCCGGCACCGTTCTCAGCCCGGGCCATCTACTGGCATTTGCCGCCTTCTTCATCGTGGCGCTGGCTGAGACGGGGCGGCTGCCGGTCGATAACCCGGCCACGCATCTCGAACTGACCATGATCCACGAGGCGATGATCCTCGAATACTCCGGGCGCTATCTGGCGCTGATCGAGTGGGCGTCCTGGCTGCGCCTGTTCATCTTCTTCACGCTGCTGTCCAACCTGTTCGTGCCGTGGGGCATCGCGACGACGCTTGAGCCGGCCGCATTGGCCCTGAGCCTCGGCGCGCTGATCGTCAAGCTGGTCGTGCTGGGTCTCGCCGTCGCGCTGCTCGAAACGCATATCGCCAAATTGCGCTTGTTCCGCGTGCCTGAGCTGCTCGGCGTGTCGTTCGTGCTGGCCCTGCTGGCCGTCACGTCCGCATTCCTGTTGAGGTAG
- a CDS encoding DoxX-like family protein — MNPLQTLSRINLVLRIGLGLVWLWSALVSEFFAPRAVTLGLLADVGITGPLAEPVLHAASALDALVGVLTLAGVAMRPLALAQAAIITGYTILLVGRVPDLWAHPFAPIGKNIALVAAALALALVSGRPARN, encoded by the coding sequence GTGAATCCATTACAGACCCTCTCGCGCATCAACCTCGTCCTGCGGATCGGCCTCGGGCTCGTCTGGCTCTGGTCGGCGCTCGTCTCCGAGTTTTTCGCGCCGCGCGCCGTCACGCTGGGCCTGCTGGCAGATGTGGGCATTACCGGTCCGCTCGCCGAGCCGGTGCTGCATGCGGCGTCGGCGCTCGATGCGCTCGTCGGCGTACTGACACTGGCGGGCGTCGCGATGCGGCCGCTCGCGCTGGCGCAGGCTGCAATCATCACCGGCTATACCATTCTGCTGGTTGGCCGCGTTCCCGACCTCTGGGCGCACCCCTTTGCGCCAATTGGCAAGAACATCGCGCTCGTCGCGGCCGCGCTGGCGCTTGCGCTGGTTTCCGGGCGACCAGCGCGCAACTGA
- a CDS encoding SOS response-associated peptidase, producing the protein MCGRFTLYTNLEQLAMLFDADAPDIALPPSYNIAPTQPAMTVVHRDDRNKLAAMRWGLIPVWAKDISIGSRMINARAETLGEKASFKRLFKSRRCLVVADGFFEWRKTSEGKIPMHIRLKSHEPFGFAGLYDTWTSPDGLAITSCTIITTAANEFMLPIHDRMPAIIAARRRAEWLDPQNDKIEQLAALLAPYPAREMEAYPVSRLVNSPAHNSPEIITPAT; encoded by the coding sequence ATGTGCGGACGATTCACGCTCTATACCAACCTGGAACAGCTTGCCATGCTGTTTGACGCCGATGCACCCGACATCGCGCTGCCACCCAGCTATAACATCGCCCCGACGCAGCCGGCCATGACGGTGGTGCACCGCGACGACCGCAACAAGCTGGCCGCCATGCGCTGGGGCTTGATTCCGGTCTGGGCCAAGGATATCAGCATCGGCTCGCGCATGATCAACGCGCGCGCCGAAACGCTCGGCGAGAAGGCATCGTTCAAGCGGCTGTTCAAGTCGCGCCGCTGCCTGGTCGTCGCCGACGGGTTCTTTGAATGGCGCAAGACGTCCGAAGGCAAGATTCCAATGCATATCCGGCTGAAGTCGCACGAGCCGTTCGGCTTCGCCGGGCTGTACGACACCTGGACCTCGCCGGACGGACTGGCGATCACGTCGTGTACGATCATCACCACGGCCGCCAACGAGTTCATGCTGCCGATTCACGACCGGATGCCAGCCATCATCGCGGCGCGCCGGCGCGCTGAATGGCTCGACCCGCAGAACGACAAGATCGAGCAACTGGCCGCGCTGCTCGCGCCCTACCCGGCGCGCGAGATGGAAGCCTATCCCGTGTCGCGCTTGGTCAATTCACCGGCCCATAACAGCCCGGAAATCATCACACCGGCCACGTAG